From the Lathyrus oleraceus cultivar Zhongwan6 chromosome 3, CAAS_Psat_ZW6_1.0, whole genome shotgun sequence genome, the window ttgccccaacacgcaccccattgaactttctaacacggtcaaatacatgattagaggtcttccgtcaactggtggtatcaggattggaggttcctggagatacttcttgattttgtcaaaagcttcttgacattcgtcattccatatcatctcttgattcttcctcagtagtttgaagatgggtttgcaggtagcggtcaaatgggagataaaccgggcaatgtaattcaaacgtcccaagaaacctctgacttctttatctgtacggggcactggcatttcttggatagctctcaccttagccgggtcgacctcaattcctttaccactgacaataaatcccaagagtttgccggatcttactccaaaggtgcatttgttcgggttcaatctcagcttgtatttcttcaacctctcaaacaatttgtacaaatgatcgagataTTCTTCTTCAGTATTAGATCgggctatcatgtcatccacatatacttctatttcatgatgaatcatgtcatggaacaaaaccaccatagcacgctggtacgttgccccgacgttctttaaaccgaatggcattactttgtaacagaaagttccccattgcgtcacaaacgtagttttctccatgtattcaggtgccatcttaatctggttgtaacccgagaatccatccatgaaggagaatactttgtgttgagcggtattgtctaccagaacatcaatgtgcgggagtggaaagtcatctttgggactcgctttattcagatctctgtaatcgacgcacattcgtaccttaccatccttcttcggtaccggtaccacattagcaacccattgaggataagaagtaacagccagaaaacctgcatcacattgtttcataacctcggctttgattttctcagacatttcaggacgcatgcggcgaaccttttgcttaatAGGACGACAATTttccttcgttggcaaacgatgtactactatatcaatatccaatcctggcatgtcttcataagaccaagcaaaaatctctacatagtcatgtaacatctgaatcaatctttctttaatactgttttccaagcctgctcctattttgacttctctcttgtccacttcagtacccaggtttacaatttcgattgactcttcatgcggctgtatagtcctttcttcttgcagtaacagtctggcaagttctccaggtacttcacaatcttcctcacttccctcctcggcttggtagatcggattttcagAGTCATAATGgacagtagtagaactattatcaacaggatccagagtgggtatggatctgcaattcgttacgtgagtgtgtgtaagaaaacatagctttttcggaagatgacaggaaagataaagagcgcaatatttgaatgcaaaaagtccattgatttattgaatatgaatatgcttatgaaaatgacaaaacccttaacaaattagctattgtgcctcgggcatagacacaatgccttaagaagttcaattgtaaaaaactaaaaaaattgcaacactaaaatagacaataacaattactcctgactaaaggaaatcgggatagtgtcttcagccttccaattattgagtctgtcaccaactgttgggaaaatccagctcTCTAGGTCGCcatcgctatcagcatcttctacagcattaacctgatctttgaccatcctttcagagttaaatcccagaccagacttgtcagacttgtacggtacgttgatcagttgaccccaaccagtacgaccaccattttcaaccacggcttgagcgtccttcagagaaatcatggcgGGAGGAGCATGAATATTGAGAATTGTTTCGCCTTGAAAGCTGAAGTAAGAAGGTTAATGCAAAGTGGTATCTTGTCATTTGAAGATTCCAACCCTAATCTACAAGCTAATATGCTGCCTAAGCGTGGAAATGCAACTGTGAATATGGTCGAAGGATGTCCTGGGAAATACCGATTTTTTGACGTCAATTTAATCAGGAGGTCCTTGGTTGAAATGCACACAACCTTATGTGAATTAAGctattatgagcatgaccatgcttCTTGCCAAGTTTGTTCCATAGATCCCTAAGGATGTGCTATTGTGAAAAGAGACTTGCAAGAGATATTGGATCAGAATCTCATTCAGGTTACGAGGGACAAAAATGAAGATGAGCATGAGGTGAATGTCATAGTTCCCCGTTTTAATCTCCCAAAATCGGTTGTTATTGCGTATGATGGACATAAGACTACTATTTCTCCATTAGTCATTCGTTTAGTGGTCCCAACACCTTACGAGTCTGATAAAGATGTGCCTTAcaagtataatgctaccatgATAGAAGACGATAAACAAGTGCCTATTCATGCTTTTCCGTCTATTGTGAACATCGCCGATGTAAGTGGTGTGACCCAAAGTGGTCGGATATTTTCTGCTGCAACTCCTAAGAGGACTGAAGATGTGATAATAGAGAGCTCAAATTCAGAGAAAACTCATGTTATACAAGCAGGCCAATCAGGTATTGTGAAGCAGAATGTTCATCAAGACATGATCTATGCTGACGGTGCCTCCGCGAACGGAATCCGAGCAACGAAGCGATTATTCCTCCGTCGCCCTCATGTCCTCCATTATCTCCGTGTTTGGAAACACCGATTAACACCATGGATTCATGTTTAGCATCCGGCTTCATGTCTGTGTCTTCTTCAAGTGCCATATTAGGAAGCAACGGCGGACGCGTCAAACTCAAGATCTAAACTCGAGTTCAACCTTTAACCGTGAATACCAATCACAACAAGATGAATCAACCGCGAAAGAACAAACGTGACAACTCGAACGCGCGCGAAGCTGAGATGAAGGCGAAAAGCAATAACACGTACTCACCGGATCAACACCAGGTATCACTTGCTTTCTCCTCGAGTTACTCTTTCTTCTTCCTTCTGTTCTTCAAGGCCTCTTCTCTTCCTTCTGTGTCGAACCTTATTCTACTTTTGGTAGTACGCGCTTGAAACGATTGTGATGGATGAGTGGTTTTTGGATTGGAAACAGGTGAGGGAAAAAATCTGGAAATTGAGAGGGAGagtgaagtttgaaaaattgAGAGGGAAAAATCCGGAGTGATTCAGAAAGAGATTGAAAAAGAATCCAGAAGCGTGAGCAATGTGAAATTTTATGGAAAAAAGAGAGGGAATCGAGAGAGTTTGAAGGTGAAGGTGAATTGAAAAATCGAGAGCCTCAATTGAGTTGTGGTGTTTGATTTATATAGTGGAGATTGGCTGTGAAAACTGAATGTGAATCCAACTAAAGCTTCACTTTCAGTTGGATACGAGACAGCCGTTAGTTTTAGAATTCTGCTCGAAGTTTATTGCTAAGTTATGATTTAGTTAATTGGTGAGATGCTAACTGATTCGGTAGCTTGATTTTGTAAAAAATGGAAAAATTATTAAGTTGTTTTTTCCTGTTAAAAaggagtttgaaatgttaaaTGGTAGTTGGAGGGAGTTTTAGGCTATGTTTGGATTGGCTTCTTGAAGCCCCAAACTCACGTTTTATTCCTTTAAACTTAAAAGTGGTCTTATTTTCTTGTTTGGGTTTTTTCTCCAAAATCAATTCTACTCTCCTAGAAGCAATTCCAATAGAAGCTACAATTCCTAGCTTTTGAGGTTAGCAAGAATCAATTCTGCATTTATGATATTTTGGTTCTTACAATTTTCCTTCATTGTCCTCTTTAATTTCTTTTCAACTGTTTCTTCTATTTTCAAGCTACCATACTCTCTACTTTCCAATTTTCTGCTTTGTATTAATTCCTTCATTACTCTCTTTGCTTTGTATTAATGAATTTGGTAAACCAAATTTGATTAAGATTTATTACCTTCAAGTCTATATATACACCATCATCTCTTACAACCAAAAATACAAGGAAAAATTCTACTCCAAGAATAAGGTAATCTCATAATTTTGTTCTATAATGGTTGTATTTTGTAATTCTTCTGCAACTGATATGAATATGAGAAGAAACAATTGTTTTTTTTTCGCTCACCTAAATGCATTCTAAGTGTTTGATAAAATGCCTCTTAGAATTTATTTTGTTCAATATTAAACTATAGTGTTGATATACTGCTTATGTTTTCAAACTGCTATTGTTTATATACTAGTTTATGTTCAAATGCATTCTAATGTTTATACTATAATATTTATATATTGCAAATACATTCTAATGTTTATATACTATAGTGCTTATATACTTTCATGAGCTAGTTTTTTACGGCTAGTTAATTTTTTCCTGCAATGCAACTTTAGTGCTGCTACTTTAGTGTTGATATACTTCATGAGTTTGTGTAATTTCATATGGCAGCCTATAATGCTGCTACTTGTATTATGAGTGAAATTTTGTTGCCATATCATGTTAAAATCATTTTCTACTCACACATTATTGTTAGTGTTGATGTGTGTTTGTAACTTTGTGTACATAGTATTATGACTACAAAGAGAAAAATTCATGTTGATGAAATTCAAAGATATAAAGCTAGTTGGACGGATCTTAAAGTTAACGAAATATTCATTCAAGCATGTATGGATCAAGTTACGAAAGGTGAGCGCATTGGAACTAGCTTTACCAAGACGGGTTGGAAAAACATTGTTTCTCAATTTAATGGATCATCCGGGAGAAATTATGACAAGACAAAATTGAAAAATAGATATGATAGCTTGAGAAAGGAATGGAGAGCATGGTTTAATTTATTTGGAAAAGTTACCGGAATGGGGTGGGATAGTGAGAAGAATTCATTTGATGCACCGGACGAGTGGTGGGAGAAAAAACAATTGGAAAATCCTCTATATGGAAAATTTAGAGAGAAAGGACTTCCATCTGCTAATCAACTAACCACACTTTTCAAGGATGTGGTGGCTAATGGTGAGTATGCTTGGGCACCTTCAAGTGGTATATTTCCCGATGAGGATTGTGGTAACGATGTTGATGACTTAGGTCCATGTCCTAATAATATTGGCTTGGATATGGAAGAAGGATCGGGTGATAGTGAAGATGTAAGTATTGGAGCAACGGAAGATTTTTCAAATATTAATTTGAATACTTCCCAAGGGGTTGCTAGCCAAAGTAGTGGACAAAAGAGAAAGAGAGCTACTGGTGTTGAAAAGAAAACCAAGAAAAAGATAACTCCCTCATCAACAATAGCTGAAGCTGTTAGTGTGATTGCGGAAACATGTAAGGCACGAAATGATGCTATAACTAGTACATCTATTGGTGAGGTGATGGCCACACTCCATACCATGGATGAAATTACAAGTGATATAGACTTGTTGACAAAATGTTGCCAACTAATGATGTTCAAGCCTGCGAGGGAGATGTTTGTTTCCTTTAAAGGTTTTGAAGATAGAAGGGTGCATTGGCTTAAATTTGCAGCAAATAATCCTATGTCGTTTATGAAGATGTAATTGATCTAAAATTTCATAAAAATTAGTCTTATTTATGTATTAGGATCTTAAGCTATGAATCATCTTAAACTAGGACTTATAGTAATTAGACTTTTTATGTATTAGGATTAGCTATCTTTTAATTACCAAATGATATGGTGAAGTGGAATTATAAGTATTGAAATGAATTTGCTATGTTTCTATTACTAAATGCTATGTTTATAAGTATTGAAATGGAATTACTAAATGCTATATTTCATACTGTTAGTTAGATACTGCTAGTTAATTATGAAATGAAATGAAGGGTGCATCTACTTAAATTATACTACTAGTTAATTTCATACTGGTATGGAATGTAGATTTACTTACACCTAAATGCTATTATTTATAATTATGAAGGGATAAATGAATGATCAGAATGAGCAATTGGACAACAATAGAGAAGAAGAAGATGgcaatgatgatgatgatgatgaatttttTCAACAAGCTAGTTTTGTGGCTGCACTAATTGGAGAATACGCAGTAAGTCAATTATGCAAAGAACCATGTAGAACTAGTGAATTAAGCGGTCATGCATGGGTTCAAGAAATATTGCAAGGTAACTCCACTCGCTGTTATGAGATGTTTCGAATGGAAAAACATATTTTTAATTTGATATGCACTAAACTAGTTGAGCATGGTTTAAAGTCTTCTAAAAGAATGGGAGTTGAAGAAATGGTTGCAATGTTTTTAGTTGTTGTTGGACATGGGGTAGGTAATAGAATGATTCAAGAAAGGTTTCAACACTCAGGGGAGACTGTTAGTAGACATTTTCATCGGGTACTTCGTGCTTGTCTTAAGTTGTCTATGAAATATATTAAACCTGAAGATCCTACATTTCATGATTGtcattcaaaaataaaaaatgatcaaCGTTATTGGCCTTTTTTCAAGAATGCTATAGGAGCAATTGATGGTACTCATGTGTCATGTGTAGTTAATGCCAACGAGCAAACCAGGTATATTGGAAGAAAGGGATATCCTACACAAAATATAATGGTTGTATGTGATTGGAATATGTGTTTCACTTTTGTATTAGCCGGTTGGGAAGGTACTGCCCATGATGCACGTGTTTTTGACCAAGCTCTCACAAATGTGAACCTTAATTTTCCACACCCTCCTCCTGGTTTGTTCTTTTTATTACTActaatgattttttttataatatttgaCTTCACTTTTAAAtgattaatttatttttataGGTAAGTATTATTTGGTAGATTCTGGCTATCCAACACCAATAGGATACATTGGTCCCTACAGATGTGAACGTTATCACCTTCCTGATTTTAGGCGTTCTAACGGGTTCGCAAATAATAATGAAGTATTTAATTATTATCACTCAAGTTTAAGGTGCACAATAGAAAGAACTTTTGGAGTATGGAAGAACAAATTTGCAATTTTGCGTTGTATGCCCAAGTTCAAATTTCAGACGCAGGTTCAAATAGTCGTCGCAACAATGACCATTCACAACTTTATTAGAAGGAATGCAGAAATTGATGTTGATTTTAATCTTTATGAAGATGAAAATACAACCATTCACCATGATGATTACCATATATCGCCTAACTTAGATCAATCACAAGTTTTAAATGTCGCTTCATCATTAGAGATGGATCACGTTCGCGACTCAATATTCGCAATAAAATTATAGAGTACAAGTTAAAAACTTAATATTGCTATAAATTAGTACTATATTTCAATTTAAATTAGTATTGTAATAATATTTTAGTGTTATGTTGCATTTCAAATTTTATTATAtatttgtaatttttattatgtttaAATATTATTAATTTTGTCTTTTTTATTTATGTGTTTAACCATGTCCATTTTGGTAATTATACATTCAAAATCAATTTTGATAAAAATCATCCAAACAACATTAATTGATAACAATCACTTTTACATAAATGTATCCAAACATAAATCAATTCTGTTAAACTCAATTCTGTTAAAATCAATTCTACCAAACTCAATTCTATCAAAATCAATTTTGTTCACCGCCAATCCAAACACACACTTAATAGTGTTTAAATTTTGTTCTTGTTTTTTGCTCTCTTTTCAGGTTAGTGGCTTTCACGACTTCACTATGGTTTGTTAGTTGGATCAACTTCTGTGATAAGCTGCAATGCTAGTTTTCTGCTGTGAATGGATTGCTGTTAATTGTTTCTAAATTGATTATCAATGTTGATTTACATGCTGGACATGTATTGGTTATTATTCTCATTCTAGTTTGGATGATGTTGCCTTATTTATGAACTGCAGGGGGTAACGGTTATGGAGCACATTAGATGGCTTGGAATTGACTTGAATTTATTGGAAAATGTTGGTTTAATGTATTTGAAATGTATTATGGTTCATGGGTGAATTGAAATGGAATGGTTAATGACACAAGTTGAAATTGAATTGACTTTGGATTTTGAATTGTAAAGGATTTTGAAATGGTTGTAATTTTTGAATGGAAAATGTATTAATTTTGAACATTAAATGAAGATGAATGTATAATTGGTTTATgaaaagagattaattactatacactgtcagtgtaaaaagttttacgccgtcggttcatcaccatcacccgtttgtattactttatagatttttaaaataaaagtcaaacttcttttaatatccaacgtctataattaactgatggtgtaaaatccttttacactgacagtgtatttcaattagtctcttatgaaaatgtatgtatgaaaatgagtttggaaatgtgtgtctgtatggttttgatttgaaatgAACTATGTATGGAATAGAAATATTGTAATTTGAATTAGGTTTGAAATTCGAATGTATGTAATTGATATGAATAGAAACGTGAATGTATATGGAATGTGAATTGAATGTATGGTTAAGGTTGAAATATTGTTGAAATGTAGAATGAATATAAAGATGGTTAATGGTTTATGTATTGGTTTTAAAATGGAAATGGAAATTAGATTAAAATGCTATAATTTTGTAAGATGAATGGTaacttgaatttggtttgaatGATTTATTTGTACATGCAAAGGAAAATGTAATGAACGTTATGAATCAAAGTTTGGAAAATGGCTTAAACAATGCAAAATGGTTCATGGACATGGTTTAAAAGGTGAAAAATGACATTGGATTATGGAGAAAAGGAAATAAAGATTAGGGTTTGGGATGTGTGAATGATGAGTTGACATTGGTCAACTGGTTGACTAAAAAGTCAACTCAGGTAGAAATGTATGGTTTCTTATGGACAAATGAATGTGGACCACAATGCCTTTGAAATATGTCATGTTATTGTTTGAtctttgtcataccccaaaatttgcccgttgatattacaaggcatttttcaaggcactccgacttattctgcaaggcactgatcttaaaggaacaaaagcccagctcacaacgGACTCAATCCAAAATGGCCCAAACTAActcgctcgctaggcgagcaattccttcgcctagcgaacccttcgtcatgacactcgccccagcgaagcaccaaatccagaaaaagcccaaactagcttgctcgctaggcgagcaactccctcgcctagcgaagcttgcgatatatcagaattttcgggcttcattctgagtccattaggtcacaacaagagcattataaatagccaagcttcagtcagaaaaaaAGAGGACGGAGAACGAAAATGGAGAACGAAaacagacgaagacggacaggaaccctggcatagaaaccctggagaccaaTTCAGAggattccgagtaaagaaaccctgaaggccgctcatccgcaccgaagttacctccgcccaattcgacccgatttgccattccaaagctgcaattccattgccaacaggtttgcgcatcactactgttttatgcttttaatcggtaatcgctacatacataaggcatcatgattaaattttcggatatgtaatttgatttcacatgtgaatttaagtatgcctgaatatccagaatgtttgtccatgttattcctgtaattaaatgccataaagttcagggtgccggagatcatgctgctatcaaactcaaaacccgtagcagctcgctagcacatcgctaagcgagcctgtagcgagcactcgctaagccttcgctaggagaagcaggagcgaacggggcagtggctgttttgtttcttttctgttctgccttatgtttatctaatcgAGATCTATTgtaattctgcattatttggcctgaccttatgactgttgtgtttattttgtggtgcaattttcaattgcactttatctcgatgttctaacccgtgtgctgaaatgtgtaaaggcttacacattcccgaagaaacggccggctaagtattccactttatttgtgggatacccttatggagatggattttgaattacttaattttaatgtggagatacatcctaaattatctagctgattttaatgtattgatttcatcgattttaatgtggacctaattacttaatcgattacggctatctaattaattgtaaaactttgcctttaaatatgtgatcgtggacctctctttgttaccctccgattacggtattacggtcatgccccgcgaatatggggatacacttagcaaagacccttcggttaaatcatcatagtccctcgaatgttgcctttgtccctcgatgacccttcggtgtagcctacggttaaatgatgatagtcccttcgaatgctaaggtatcctcacaactgttgcccTCGGTGACCgatcaatgaccctacgatgacccttttacatccaaaggataaaactacttacttctcaatagtaaggacagttttaccctcataaggataggaaatgcccgtaaagacctcggataggtataactcttaattgcttattcataacctaaaatacttttcacacctcacacacttcaaaacatcttttagaaaatcaccacttggcatacattcgtactaggatcattgccgagctatatttttctaaactactttcaaaactaaacgagataaccacttcGTATACATTCATACAcgaatcattacaaagttaaattctccttttcaaaacatttcctacacatttctcaaccactttttcaaactagaaaaacataaatgattgagcaattaagagcccatggataaccatggatacaaagggtgataacaccttccctttgtataatgtacctcccgaacccaaaatctaaattaaggtctttcctgttcttttccacctttccttattggataaaagaaaagtcggtggcgactcttgctaaccgcgacatttgctttccaaagcaaaaacacacaaagtcagttcaccgtatgacagaactggcgactctgctggggatacttaaaaagagaggttaccttaaaaacaagatcacttatttaaattgtctgatttacttttaagggattgcttgggtattttatgcttgagtgaaagatcctacacccgaatctagtgtaccttaggtaagtagcaatagatcatcgcgactatccggcgtatactggaatggtttaaatgatggctacggttaatgtgacactttggatgtcctgatgttcctcatgtttacttgaggaaaaatttggcattcgcgtggtgtcatcaaagcattaaccagacctttagaaccctaattgactcatcctagccattagaaagtagtgagataactgacttcggttccgactggggttggttgagactcgatactacactctttgagattggactttagggaagctttggtcaaccacttggcgttgcactgaagtggacttaaagaaaggtcgatgatctgagatccttctagaacccggttactattctaggacaggttgaatcaaccaaacttcagtggggagggtacttacctatggaactcatgcaagccttaaaacttaggaatgatggttgtgtgacttgcttgtgcttgttatttacttaacatcataacatcataacatcataacatcatcataacatcatggcattgaactaaccatttcgaggacttagagatttaactttgctctattttgtaaaaaaaaaaaaaattaaattccaaaagtccttgaaaacatttcatacattgcatagcataacattgcataacaggtgttctaaagggatcaatgttctcacggttttcatgcaaacagaaaaatggacctcggacaaactgtcaaagatctccatgctcagaatgctcaactccaggagatgatcttgaacttatccaaggggcaggaagaactgaaggctctcttgctcgagaagaaaaaagacaagaaatctgtgaggcacattaacccgggaagaaggcagtttacgaagatcaatatgactttagcacaagcactgcagggtatgctaaaagcaaatttaattaccctcagagatcctcctgtaaaacccaacactacttctcctagttataatcccaacgccaggtgtgcgtctcactccgatagccccgggcataatacaaacgattgttggtcgttgaagaataaaattcaggatatgatcgacgccggagaatttgaattggatccgcctgagactcctaatgtcatcactgcccccTGCCTAATCACgacaagactgtcaatgctgtggaagatgctgataacgattgtgactgggatagctggattttcccaacaattggtgacggactcaataattggaaggctgaagacactatcccgatttcctttagtcaggagtaattgttattgcctattttagtgttgcaactttttagtttttacaattgaacttcttaaagcattatgtctatgcccggggcacaatagctaatttgttaagggttttgtcatttcataagcatattcatattcaataaatcaatgggctttttgcattcaaatattgcgctctttatcttttctgtcatcttttaaacaagctatgttttcttgcacacactcacgtaacaaattgcagatccatagccactctggatcctgttgataataattctgctactgttcattatgactttgaaaatccgatctaccaagccgaggatggaagcgaggaagattgtgaagtccctggagaacttgccagactactgcaagaagaaaagactatacagtcgcatgaggaatcaattgaaattgtaaatctgggtactgaaatagacaagaaagaagtcagaggtttcttgggacacttgaattacattgcccgattcatcccacacttgactgctacctgcaaacccatcttcaaattactgagaaaaaatcaagagatggtatggaatgatgaatgccaagaagcttttgacaaaatcaagaagtatctccaagaacctccaattctgatgctaccagttgaaggaagacctctaatcatgtattcgaccgtgttagaaaatccaatagggtgtgctggggcaacatgacgagtctggtcgaaaagagcatgccatatactaccttagcaaaaaggtaccgactgtgaaacaagatactcacagctcgagaaagcttgctatgcttcggcttaggttgctcgccgactaagacagtatatgttgaatcataccactttattgacttctaagatggattctatcaaatgtttattcgagaaacctgttgtctcttgaaagagttatcactgataatggtactaaactgaactctgcacgcagttcaaaataaaaaaccataactcttctccgtaccggccaaggatgaacggcgccgtggaggctgctaacaatgtccAGAAGCTCATACAAAAGATAgcagtaacatacaaagactggtatgagatgttaccctttgctctcca encodes:
- the LOC127125666 gene encoding uncharacterized protein LOC127125666 isoform X2 — protein: MNDQNEQLDNNREEEDGNDDDDDEFFQQASFVAALIGEYAVSQLCKEPCRTSELSGHAWVQEILQGNSTRCYEMFRMEKHIFNLICTKLVEHGLKSSKRMGVEEMVAMFLVVVGHGVGNRMIQERFQHSGETVSRHFHRVLRACLKLSMKYIKPEDPTFHDCHSKIKNDQRYWPFFKNAIGAIDGTHVSCVVNANEQTRYIGRKGYPTQNIMVVCDWNMCFTFVLAGWEGTAHDARVFDQALTNVNLNFPHPPPGLFFLLLLMIFFIIFDFTFK
- the LOC127125666 gene encoding uncharacterized protein LOC127125666 isoform X1, encoding MTTKRKIHVDEIQRYKASWTDLKVNEIFIQACMDQVTKGERIGTSFTKTGWKNIVSQFNGSSGRNYDKTKLKNRYDSLRKEWRAWFNLFGKVTGMGWDSEKNSFDAPDEWWEKKQLENPLYGKFREKGLPSANQLTTLFKDVVANGEYAWAPSSGIFPDEDCGNDVDDLGPCPNNIGLDMEEGSGDSEDVSIGATEDFSNINLNTSQGVASQSSGQKRKRATGVEKKTKKKITPSSTIAEAVSVIAETCKARNDAITSTSIGEVMATLHTMDEITSDIDLLTKCCQLMMFKPAREMFVSFKGFEDRRVHWLKFAANNPMSFMKM